TCATTTTGTGTCATTTCTAACTTTTATGCTCATGGATTTTAACCCTTATGAATCCATGATGTTTGAAGCTGGTTGTCGCTGCTGCTGGTTCATTTGGAAGCCATTAATCCGCTGTGGAAAAGTATGCTGTGAAGACGGATGTTGCACTTGATGCATcccaaactttcttaaaactcACCAGATAAACagaaaaaaggaaatgaataaTTAATTGTATGTTGGAGCATCATTCTGTAAGCAGCAGAAGCTTCTAATGGTTTGATTTCCCGAATGCGGTTCTCTTTGGTTTCTGTGTTCAACAACTAAACTTTGCTTTGATGGATGTTCTAGGCAGAAAGATGTATCCAGGttaattgaaatattttaaagagcAGTGCTACATCCCCGAATGtccaacattattaaaaaacactttcttaatcattaagaaaaaaaaaaataagattttttttttttttttgttgggtgtCGGGAGAACTATTCGGGAGCTATTTTTGGGTGAAATAGCATTTCTGTATTTTAAATGCATAACAGAACCAAGGTCCATCATTTTACACCTGTTTCGTGGGCATATCTCATTACAAATCATGATTCAACATGGAGAATGCAGTGAGATATTAAAATATCTGATAGACATCAGTATcaatttgaagagagagagagagagagagatgagctAGTTGGATATAGAGTATAACTGAATAATTCAGCTCCACGGGCGCTTACTCTGTTTCTTACATGATACACTCGGTCAATCACATACCCGgaataattttgattttctaaAATAACTAAAGTATTCTATCTCCTATGTTTAGCATTCCTAGTTTCAGAAGAGGGGGACTGAAAAACCCACTAACGAAACCTCGTTTCACATTACAAAGACCCAAAATCCCCACATAATTAAACCCCAAGGAATGGCCCACCGACGCACCAGTCGAAAACTTGATGAACTAACATCAGTGACTCCAACAAGAAACCTACAATCACCAACGGAAGGGTCAAGGAAAGTGACCATACCAAGCCCATCAAAATCGCAGCTCTGTGAATTCTGCAGTTGCAGCTGATAGTAACTGTTGAATGCATATGAGATATTTCCCTTTGCTCCAATGCCATTACATGATCCCCCATAGTTAAGTGTTGTGCAATCTGCTACACTACAggcaagtttcatgtgatttgtCACAGCTGAAAAATCTGTAGATGGGTTTGCCACACACCATCTAGAAGGGAGATACTGAACATTCCTTGCATTCTTTAATAATCTGTTGGCCATACCAAGGTTTAGCGGATATTTAGCTTGGCCATCAAAGGAAAAAATGCCCCAATGTCTCTCAAAGGTTCCTGGAAGTATGCTCTTTGCCCCTTCATCAAGTAGACTGAAAAGGTAAATATCCATTGGAGGCACACCTGGCCTCAATGGGGTTCCTTTGTTACTCACAACATGATTTATGAGCCCTTGATTGAAAAACCTCGCAGCAGTGAGATTTGCACCAATGGCACCATCTGTAGGCCAACCAACCTCCCCAATAATTATAGGCATCTGACCATATCCAATTTTGCTTAGTGCTGCAACTAAAGTATCAAAATTTCCATCGAATGCGTTGTAGTAAACGTTGGGCCCATCTGTAACGGCATGAGTAGTCCCCTCAAAGAATGCATATTCTTGTGGAAAATCCGAATTACCATAGAGGCTTagaaatggatagatattgactACAAAGGGGGAACCATTTGAGTTCAGGAAGGAAACAAGTTGAGTCATAATTTCAGTCAGTTCAGGCCGGAATGCCCCTTGAGAAGGAATAGAGGACTCATAGGCATCGGCATTGCAAGGAACCACCAACTTTATGTAGCTTGCAAGATTCACCTTGGCCAAGGACTGTTCTAGGTTGAGCAGTGCAGGCATGACATAGGACTCGTATTGACCTGAATAACTAGAAAGGAAGGGCTCATTTCCTACAGCAACATACCTGCAATGACAAGGTAAGAACTGAATAGCTTGCTGATGGAAACCTGAAACTCCTGTGTgcaagagagatagagagatatcCAACACATACTGTGCACTCTTATTAAGATGTGTCACTTACAACGTAACACAGGCAGTCGAGTTCAATCGATTCTAAGAGTTCCTCTCTCTGTCTCAGTATTCACAGTTACAGTATTTACTGGCATAATATCTACGATTGGATTCAAGAAAGCATAGGCCTTGGGCACTTTGGTGAAGAAAAAACTATTTGAAGAAAGACCAGAATTAAGCTTACATCTTGGTTTGAGctttatttgattttgtataTTCTAGATGTTGGTTTGTAGCATCATATTCATCCGTCATAAGTGAGGGCTCATTTATAAAACTAGAGTCCTATCGCTCTCACAAGGCGAAGATTGGAGAAGTTGAAATTCAAAGCTTTGATAGGACAGGCTCAGAACTATCAGCAGTTCGATGGAACTACCAGAAGCACAAAGTACACTACTTAAGTGGAGATAGTACATGAAGTAGACTAATACATGGACCGGCCTTTTTTACCTTTTgctctcttttcctttcctggATGAATTTGATATAGCCACTAAATGATCATTTTAAGCTTTGTGCCAAAAACTCCGATATTATTTACTAAATCAAAGTATTAGTGATTTTACATTAAGAAGTTATGACCTGAATTGTCTGTAATAATTGCATTTTCCAGTAAAATTGCAGTAAGAAAATTTATTCCACAAGTTTAGCACCTACTCTGAATTATAGGAAACAATAATTTCCCATTCGTGAGAGAATAAAAATTACCTTCTATTGTGGGGGAATTTTCAATGCCAAGTAGAAACAAATCATTTTGGCTACACTTTCAAATTAATGAGTAATCCCCCCCAATCAGGCATTGCTCATATGCCTGACTAAGCAGATCGAGTAGATCACTGCCCAAGATATACCAGTATCACCATGGGCGACAAATGCTCATAGTATACTTGATGACAATGTGCATACTTGACAATACAATTAAGCTATAAAGAAGTTAAGCAGGCGAATCCTTTTTTCGTGGTTGCTCAGTGAAAGGGTGGAAATAAATGAGCCGCATATAGCTATGGCGATTTACTAAGTGGAGTTTATCATCCAACGTTTGGTAACCAAAACAGCTAAATATTCAGATCCACAGACGACAAGACAGAACCCAGAAAAAGAAGGTAGAAGGAACTAAAAAAATTTGAGAGATTTAAGCCTAAGAAGAGAAGTTACCTGATATCAACACCACCTTTAACCACATATCTGGACACATTCTGTCGAACCCACAAATCAGAGGCCACAGTGGATGAGCTCAAGGCAGCCAGCATCTCATTAGGGATACCAACCATCACCTGTATCCCACTCCCCATGAGAGCCTCCAAAACACCCGGGTCTGCCTCAAACAGCTTCACTTTTGGTATCTTATTGAGTTTCAGGAGATCCACCACTGTGGAGGGCTTCAGCTTGTGGAATGACAGGGTCCCCCAGTTCACTCCTATAGCTGATTCTGCCTTCAGAGATGAACCTACAACAAGAATCACAGAGAGTAGAGCTACGGCTCTGAATCTGAATCTGGGCTCTATCATTCTTGTCCGTTTGAAAATGGAGACTTTGGGGGCTTCCAAAATCATTCATTCAGTCATAGAATTAAGGTTTAATTGAAACTTTATTCAAGAAAGTTGTGCAATTTGGCCCAAACAAGCAAAAAGAGAGCCTTCTCTTTTTGTCTGTTAAGGTTTATTTGAAGCTTTGTCCACGAAAGATGTACAGAGTTTCTTCCGCGAGCGAGGGAACGAGCACAGCAGTACGGGACCTGCTGGTCCCAAATCTCAAGAAGAGTTAGGGGCTTGTCTGTTGAATGCAAACCACCAAAAAAGAGTAAAGCCAAAGAAACTCCCAGAGATTATGAATGATCTTGTGAAAATGTATACCATGACCAAAATACCCTCCACTGCCAGATTCTCCAATGGCTACCCTTTGCGGCTACCCTTGACCTCTTTTATGCAAATGGCACACGTAGCACGtctaaaaaagagagaatgtgCA
This sequence is a window from Carya illinoinensis cultivar Pawnee chromosome 9, C.illinoinensisPawnee_v1, whole genome shotgun sequence. Protein-coding genes within it:
- the LOC122276724 gene encoding glucan endo-1,3-beta-glucosidase 5-like, giving the protein MILEAPKVSIFKRTRMIEPRFRFRAVALLSVILVVGSSLKAESAIGVNWGTLSFHKLKPSTVVDLLKLNKIPKVKLFEADPGVLEALMGSGIQVMVGIPNEMLAALSSSTVASDLWVRQNVSRYVVKGGVDIRYVAVGNEPFLSSYSGQYESYVMPALLNLEQSLAKVNLASYIKLVVPCNADAYESSIPSQGAFRPELTEIMTQLVSFLNSNGSPFVVNIYPFLSLYGNSDFPQEYAFFEGTTHAVTDGPNVYYNAFDGNFDTLVAALSKIGYGQMPIIIGEVGWPTDGAIGANLTAARFFNQGLINHVVSNKGTPLRPGVPPMDIYLFSLLDEGAKSILPGTFERHWGIFSFDGQAKYPLNLGMANRLLKNARNVQYLPSRWCVANPSTDFSAVTNHMKLACSVADCTTLNYGGSCNGIGAKGNISYAFNSYYQLQLQNSQSCDFDGLGMVTFLDPSVGDCRFLVGVTDVSSSSFRLVRRWAIPWGLIMWGFWVFVM